DNA from Lentilitoribacter sp. Alg239-R112:
GTTCAGATTAGCTCGATCATGCCGCAAAAACGTAATCCGGTTCCTATTGAACATATGCGCCATTTAGCATCTGTCACAGTTGGCCGATGTGACACCATTGTCAATACGATGCATAACACCCCTTATACTGATATGAATGATAGTGAAGGTGAGGTTCAGCAGGCAGGATACGTAACATTTGAAAGTGGCAGCCGAGTGTTAGAACTTCTCACAGCTTTCCTTCCTGCATGTTCAATTAATGCAGACGCAGTGCAGCGAAATACCGATGCAGCATGTATTACGATCACAGAGCTTGCCGATACATTGGTGAGAGACGAAAACCTTACATTCCGACAAGCACATGAGATTGCTGCAGCAACAGCCAAGTCCGTTATCGCACAAAACAAACCGCTCCGAGAGGGATATGATGCATTTATCAAAGCCTTTGAAGCGGAAGAAGGTCGGAAAACACATATTTCGGATGATACTTTCCGAAATATCGTATCTGTTGAAAATTTCATTGCAAAGCGAGATCGTACAGGTGGCCCTGCACCGATAGCGCTAAATACAGCACTCAAATCGTATACAAACCAGACTTCACAATTACATATGAAGCAAATTCAAAGACACACGAAGCGCAGCGATGCTCAAGCCCGTCTTGATGTTGCTTTCTCATCCCTGATGGAGCACTAACTTGGCTAATCTTAATTTACAAAACCTCACCAAGGCCTACGGAAAAGTTGAAGTAGTTCACGGCATAAACTTGGAAGTTCACGATGGTGAATTTCTGGTTTTTGTTGGTCCATCTGGTTGTGGTAAATCCACTACACTTCGAATGATCGCCGGGCTTGAAGAAATCACATCAGGCATTATTAATATCGCTGACCGAGAAGTTAACAACTTGGAACCCAAAGAGCGCAATATTGCAATGGTGTTTCAAAACTACGCCATCTATCCGCACATGTCGGTGAAGAAGAATATTGCCTTTGGCTTACGGTCCTCCAAAGCCTCCAAGGCTGAAAAAGAAGCACGTATACTCGAGGTCGCAGGCATCTTGGATATGACAGATCTACTTGAGCGACGCCCCAACGAATTGTCCGGTGGCCAACGCCAGCGTGTCGCTATTGGCCGCGCTATGGTTCGTGACCCAGCGGTATTTTTATTTGATGAGCCTTTGTCAAATTTAGATGCCCAGCTTCGCACCCAAATGCGCTTGGAAATAAAGAAGCTGCATCAACGTGTGAACAGTACGATCATTTTTGTAACCCATGATCAGGTTGAAGCCATGACACTGGCCGACCGAATTGTGATCATGAAAGATGGTCATATTCAACAAGTCGGCACTCCTGAAGAGGTTTACCACAAGCCCGCAAATACGTTTGTTGCTCAATTCATTGGAGCTCCTTCAATGAATATGCTCAAAGGTTCTTACTCAAATAATACCGTGAAGTTAGAGTCTGGTCTTTCTACGCAGCTGAATGGCAGTAGATCTGCTAATGAAGAAATTTTGCTTGGCGTGAGACCTGACGACTTAACTCTTGGCAGTAAAACTCCAATCATCAAAGGTCATGTGACTGTTCGAGAACCTCTTGGGCCGGAAACACTTATTTATGTTGAGACGAAAACTGGTGAAGTTATAGCAAAAGCGGATGGTAAAATGCCACCGGCCATTGGCGAAGAAGTATCTCTTGGTGTTGAACCTGAGAATATGCATCTATTCGATGCAAAGACCGGAGCGGCAATCGTTTGACCCAGCCATCTCAACCATTTTCAGTATTATGCGCAGGCCGTCTTTATTGTGATCTGGTCTTCACAGATGTTCCTAGATTGCCAACAATGGGTACGGAAACCTTTGCCGGCGGGCTTGGGCTGCATACAGGCGGAGGTGCGTTTATTACTGCCGTTACTTTAGCCAAACTTGGGCAGAGGTTATCGTTGCTGTCTACTTTTCCCGCCGCGCCATTTAACAAACTAACAGAAATTGAAATTCTACAAAATGATATCAATATCGACCTGTGCGCCGAGGCGCCTTTGGGTAGTGATCCACAAGTAACAGTAGCTATCGCATCTAAAAATGATCGCGCATTTCTTAGCCGGAAGAGTGGGGCTGCTCTACCTAAAATACATGCAGATAAAATGAATGGTTTTCATCATTTACATATTGGGGAACTCCGCACCCTCAAGGAGCATCCTGAACTCATTGACCTCGCGCGAGATGCAAAGCTTACGATTTCACTCGATTGCGGATGGGATGATGAGCTCATGAATGACGCAAATGGCTTAGCGAAGCTGATTGCCAGCGTTGACATATTCTTGCCGAATGAAATGGAAGCTAACCAGTTAAAGCGACTTGGGATCGCTGAAAACACCGCTCCCCTTACCGTTATAAAATGTGGCTCTGATGGTGCACGCGCGCATACAAAGAACGATTTTTTTTCGGCGGAAACCTGGTCTGTGGATGTAATTGATGCGACAGGTGCAGGCGATGCATTCAATGGCG
Protein-coding regions in this window:
- the ugpC gene encoding sn-glycerol-3-phosphate ABC transporter ATP-binding protein UgpC, whose product is MANLNLQNLTKAYGKVEVVHGINLEVHDGEFLVFVGPSGCGKSTTLRMIAGLEEITSGIINIADREVNNLEPKERNIAMVFQNYAIYPHMSVKKNIAFGLRSSKASKAEKEARILEVAGILDMTDLLERRPNELSGGQRQRVAIGRAMVRDPAVFLFDEPLSNLDAQLRTQMRLEIKKLHQRVNSTIIFVTHDQVEAMTLADRIVIMKDGHIQQVGTPEEVYHKPANTFVAQFIGAPSMNMLKGSYSNNTVKLESGLSTQLNGSRSANEEILLGVRPDDLTLGSKTPIIKGHVTVREPLGPETLIYVETKTGEVIAKADGKMPPAIGEEVSLGVEPENMHLFDAKTGAAIV
- a CDS encoding PfkB family carbohydrate kinase, with protein sequence MTQPSQPFSVLCAGRLYCDLVFTDVPRLPTMGTETFAGGLGLHTGGGAFITAVTLAKLGQRLSLLSTFPAAPFNKLTEIEILQNDINIDLCAEAPLGSDPQVTVAIASKNDRAFLSRKSGAALPKIHADKMNGFHHLHIGELRTLKEHPELIDLARDAKLTISLDCGWDDELMNDANGLAKLIASVDIFLPNEMEANQLKRLGIAENTAPLTVIKCGSDGARAHTKNDFFSAETWSVDVIDATGAGDAFNGGFIYEWLRNSPIDQCLRTGNACGTAAVQGRGGTGGLNSLLELVAVNSPNLQASN